A genome region from Triticum aestivum cultivar Chinese Spring chromosome 2B, IWGSC CS RefSeq v2.1, whole genome shotgun sequence includes the following:
- the LOC123046028 gene encoding (+)-neomenthol dehydrogenase-like — MERLQWLLEHSTETYDQAEECLRINYFGTKYVTEALLPLLQASSDGRLVNVSSNYGLLRYFSGEDLKQELNNIENLTIKRLDEMSRLFLNDYKNGKLKSHGWPADSEYLAYKVSKALINGYTRIMAKNFPALRVISVHPGYCMTDINYDTGELTAEEGASSIVMVAFLPAGGPTGVFFYRSEVAPVV; from the exons ATGGAGAGGCTCCAATGGTTACTAGAGCACTCCACAGAGACCTACGACCAAGCTGAAGAATGCTTGAGAATAAACTACTTCGGCACGAAATACGTCACGGAAGCACTCCTCCCTCTCCTTCAGGCCTCCTCTGATGGAAGACTAGTCAACGTGTCGTCCAACTACGGATTACTCCGA TATTTCAGCGGCGAGGACCTCAAGCAGGAACTGAACAACATCGAAAACCTGACGATAAAGAGGCTAGATGAGATGTCAAGATTGTTCCTGAATGACTACAAGAATGGCAAACTGAAATCTCATGGATGGCCTGCTGATTCAGAGTACTTGGCCTACAAGGTGTCCAAGGCTCTGATCAATGGCTACACGAGGATAATGGCAAAGAATTTCCCGGCGTTGCGCGTCATCTCCGTGCACCCTGGCTATTGCATGACTGACATCAACTATGACACTGGAGAACTGACGGCGGAGGAAGGTGCCAGTAGCATTGTCATGGTGGCCTTCTTGCCGGCAGGAGGACCAACAGGCGTGTTCTTCTACCGTAGTGAAGTTGCACCAGTTGTGTAA